The DNA window tttgtctatctgtctgtctttgtgtctgtctgtctgtctgtctgtccccttgGATCTAATGTACTGATGGTTGCACATGTCATTATTACCAAAGTGGGTTTTAAATTTgtatcttaaaataataataataataataataataataataataataataataataataatattattaataataataataatattaataataattattattattattattattattattattattattattattattattattattattattataatggccATGACTTACAAATAACTGTATTATATTTGCAATAACAACGAATTAATAAGCAGCATCATGTTACAAAGAGGAGAAGTGTTTTATCTGTTATATCATTGTTGTTATTCCTctgcttttatatttaattagaaCAATAATTTTTTGGACAAGGACCCGCATGTCCGATAGAGGAGAGTGACGTCACAATGGTTCTGACTCAACTCAGAAGGGTTGACTGATTGAATTGCAAATGAGAGACTCAGTATATCACGCCGAGTGGGTTCCCCTTATCTGTGACAGTCTCCCGTTATATCATGGATGACTGTTGACTCAAGAGACGAGAAGTCTTTAATGTCAAGTACGATAGTCAGGAAGCTCTTCTCTATGTGCATTTCAAAATCGTTCTCCTTGTTGGCTGTTagagctatacatacatacatacatacatacgtacacacacacacatacatacatacatatatacacacacacacatatatatatatatatatatatatatatatatatatatatatatatatatatatatatatatatatacgtatacattctCGAATAATATGCATAACGTCTTTTACGAGAATCACGACGTGATATAGAATATAAACAGATTATGAGGCCACgatgaaattaaaacaacacGTATGAGATCTTTCGCCTTTAAGGCAATTTCAGGGTAATTGCGTTTCCATTTGACAACAGGAATGTTTTGGATTCTGTcatcaaaaatttcttttgaccAAAATTTGATGAAGATCGCGAAACATTGATCAAGAAGTCACCATGAACAGAGACAGTTATtcatgtaaaagaaagaaaggaaagcgTATTCATCGATTTGTTACTTCAAATTCCGTGATGATACTCAGTTTGGGATATAGAATTCTgaccaaaaggccaagcactgagacctatgaggtcattcagcgctgaaacgaaaattagCAGTTAAAAGgactgagaggtgtaacaggaggaaagcctcgcagtttcactatgaaacaattgttaggagggggtggagagTAAGgcgggagaaagagaatatgaacggaggtacagcaaaaggaacgaaaggggttgcagccagtggccgaaggcatgctgcaaagaaccttaagtaatgtctacagtgcaccacatgaggtacactgatggcaccaACCCACTACGGGGGGATACTCAGTTTATCTCTAACAATTACGAACTGTTCTTTTTATAATCTGATTACTTTCTTGGTTAATTATCATCAAAAGCAATTTTAACTCAGGAAGTATCTATGTATGCAATTTAGCATTATACAATGTTTTTCAGAATAAAACCTATCcctatttttttacttatttttcatatattgacTTTATAAGGGACGCTTTCCAAAAGATGTTTCTAAACAGCTTTGCCGATCGTTAGTTTGCCCAACATTGTTATGGAACCGTCTTGTTTactaacattttcattattgtatcaGTCATGTATTTAGCAATATCGTGTGATCGTTCAAGAAGACTTGTCAGTAAAAGCCAGGGTAGCGTTTgggttatacatacacacgcacacacatatatatacatacacacacacatatatataaatataaatatatatatatatatatatatatatatatatatatatatatatatatatatatatatatatatatatatatatatatagtataataagagagagcccataaaaatgcGTTTTTAGGGGCTCCTTCTATTGGatagatttctgttttaacagaaaatatttcatagtcacacacacacacacatatatatgtatatatatacacataagacagatagatatatagacatatgcatacatacatatactgtatatatatatatatgtatatatatgtgtatgcatatatctatctatccatcctgtgtgtgtgtatatatatatatatatatatatatatatatatatatatatatatatatatatatatatatatatatatatatatatattccatatatatatatatatatatattatatatatatatatatatatatatatatatatatatatatatatatattccatatatattccGGAAGCCCTCCAGCAGGTTAGGAAACTGCGCCTTAAATTAGCTTATGAAGGTAAGGTCTGGTcaggtcaggacacggcattctagaaaggttaggatttctcacacacacccctgtctccctactctgcatctgctccatatatatatatatatatatatatatatatatatatatatatatatatatatatatatatatagatagataaatagataatacacacatacatatatataatgtgtgagagCGTGTATAAGTGTGTGTCTTGTAttcttgtgtgtgcgtgtgtgtcggTAAGATAGAGTACTCACTTTGTTTACAGTCCAACTTTTTTCCCTCTACTGGGATAGTTTACGTATTCTGAATTAGACTTGACCATCAGCAAGATTTCGAAGACTACTTCGTTCTCTAGAGAGACTACGATCGGTCCTTTTACACAAATTGTCTTTTACAAGGCTACTTCCACTGTTTGTCCTTAACACCTGTGACACACTAGTTGATATGTGCTATTCACTTCACAGCTTCAGCATAACTGCCTACTAGTTGTGAACTTGTGATACGATGAAACAGTGCCGGCATCGGAGTTCTTCTTTCGCCTTTGCTGTGGAACTGTGAGACAGTGTTCCTGGCTATGTTGTGGAAATGGATATTGATAagaagatatacagtacagtaatttatgCAGATTTTCTTGAGCTGAAGATAGTGTGACTTAAATCCCTTTGCCCTCGTATCCTTGATTTGTTCCATTAAttcgtatttcttattttttttggcTGGGGTGTCCGATGGGAGGGGAAGCTTCAGGCCATTTTCAAGTCTAGGAAACTAGACGGGAGAGGGGGAACTggaaaaaggaataagagaaaacagaagcaagaatGGTATTCCGAAGCTTGGCCTAAGAACACTGATTTGCACAAGGTTTATTTAAGATAAGGTTTCCTGACAGGTGTTGGCTGACCTCCTGGGGATGATGATGGCAGGGGGGGGGCGGTTATTGTGAGAAGGAATTCCTCCCTTAAACTCACTACAGGAGTGACCAGAATAATACCAGTAGCAAAAGGGACAGAAGAGCCACTTAGTGGCGAATAGAATGTGGATATAGAAAAGAGGTCAGGTCATGGATCAGACGAATTGCCTTTGATTCGATCTGGTCAAGatgtaaaacaaaatacatatatgcgAACAATATTCCAATCAAAAAAGGGTAACGCCAGATAAAAGCAATTTTAACTAGGTCGAGTAAATGAATTTCTTATACTTATTCAAAATACTCGCGTTTTAGTAGAAGCAAATGTTGTCATTTGAACACTCACTTGCATTTCTGTttgttgtattaatttttatgcattaccccgtatatttattcatttatttgttcattattactTATGTTTGCATTTcaatcttcaatattttcttgGCACCCctttactaatttttcattttattattatactttactATGCTTACTTGAAAGTAGATGTCAGGTTAGGCTTGTTGATAATAAACTTTGTTAAACAGCTGTAATAatgtgtaaataaaagtaatctcGGTATACTCAGATTTATTTCATGATGACAACAACGTCAACAATCAACTTTCAGCCATTTACAAGGAACCCTCAGTAACATGCAACTAATACTTCCCAGCAATTAGTGCAGCCGCAGCGCACCTGATTCACCTGACATGCTGGACGCAATCAATGCAGATCGGACCCGCCAGGGTCAAGCCGACGCGGGCGACGGCAGAGCGAAGAAACAGCAACAAGAAACTTCTGGATTTGGACGCTTTTTTTTTCACACGGCGTCACTTGCCAACGTCCTCCTCTCTCGTTCCAGCTGCTCGTTTCGAGCGTTCTGGTAGATCTCGTAGTTCCATTCGACGAGCTCTATGGCGTCAACATTGCAGGCTTGGTTGACGTACGATGAAGATGCGTTGTTGTCGAAGAGCCACAGGGAAGGCTTTGGTGGTGATGGTACCCTCAGGTCATCCTGGGTTGTGTTGCAGTCAGCGTCGAAGTGACCGCAGGTCTGGTAGCTCTTGGTCGAGCTGAGAGCTGCGAAGTCCAGGCTGCTGCAGCTGTTGACGACGACGGGGAAGACTAGACGCATGCGCCTAACAGTGTGGAGAATCTGTTGGCAGAAGAGCAAACATGCCTATGAGAATGGTACGTGTTATTGTAAGCAAACATACATGTCATTAAGATTTATTAACGTGATTACACctggaaaatatgtaaagaaagaatcTAATAAATGCTTGTAAAGAGAGCTTAGTTTTGGAAGGTACTTGGGCAGCTAATGACCATTCACTGTCGAATCTCAAGGAAGTGTAAATACACATTAGTGTATTTACATACGTACGGCCAAGTGTACCTTATCCTTGTAAATAACAGCGTGTTTATAAACACAAGTTAGTATCAAACAGTTATAGTACAAACCTTTTTAGGCAAACTGTTATGGTAATAGTGTACCGAAAAGTACTTACTTACTTTGACCTTTTTAGGCAAACTGTTATGGTAATAGTGTACCGAAAAGTACTTACTTTGAGTAACTTGACTTTCAACGAAGTGATGTAAATTCTTGAAGCAGACATACTGGGTGCTTTGTAACTGTGACAAACGTTCCACGCCGACTGCTAACCTCGTGCTTGGACCTGCCGGTTTTATGCAGATCATGACGTCAACCGCGTCCGATTCCGTGGACGATGACGCTTATCGATTTAAATGTCGCACATCGTTATCTATCATCAAGCATTGTTGCCGGTGTATTAAATTACAATTAAGCGATCGATTATCGTATCGACTGCTTACGGAGTTTGCGTTGCATAAAGTCAACTATATCATAAATTCGCCTTGCAAATGCATAAACAAGAGCGCGTGTCTGGACGCGAGCACGTGCAAGTGGCGCGTGTGGGAACGTGGGTTTAACCGCCGTCTCACGCGTGTTGTATTTTGCCCTGCGTTGGTCGTACGTCCGCCAGCGCCGCCACCGAAGTCGGACCTGTCAATAAGCCTCGCGTCGGCAGCGGAAATTAAATTACGTACTTGATTCGTCTGTCTCACTCTCAGAAGGGGGTGATTATTattcttacatttattattattattcttatttattgttaTGGAGATAGCAATAcccaatattttattttgaggctTCGACAATGTCATTAATAATGTGTAtaggttttacatattttggtAGAACGAATATGATTATATGCAGTGAATTTCACTcgtcatcaatattattattattattattattattattacacaaccTTCTGAGGAAATGATATCAACACTGAAATGCAAATGTTTGTACAATTACCTCATAGTAAGTGTACTAAAACCAGTGCTGTTACATTAGATTACCTAATATTGAGAGAAGTATTGCTCATATCAGTTAAGGTGAAAATTTAAACCAAATCAGTTCTTGTCCAACTTGTGAGTCAGCTggttacaaacaacaaaatttcatTAGGAAGTAGGTGAATTATCAACGCaaataaaacgtgaaaaaatgcatttacagtCAAGCTCTCTCTCGTTTAAATGAAAAATCCAACCATATCTGTGTTAAAATTGCAGTTAGTATTAAACTGGacattaatggagagagagagagagagagagagagagagagagagagagagagagagagagagagagataaaccacttaaaaatttcactttgaaGATTAGGAAAAAACTTAAACCTCTATGGCGTTCTCGTTCTAAATAATAGTAAACTGaacattagaagagagagagagagagagagagagagagagagagagagagagagagagagagagagaggagtgtgtgAGGCACGTGGCATCCCTCGTCCTGGGATCCGTTCCAACACGCGTTCTCACGGCGCCAGCGACGCCAAACTTACGCATATGCGTAAGTAGCGCTGTCGGCATACGGAGGAGCGATTACGCACAAGCGACAGAAGTAGGGCACAAGAAGGCGTAGATAAAGTTAATCGTTGATGATCGTCGATCGATTTACGCCGCTGTTGCTGAAGGACACTGTTAATTACACTGACATGAATCAgatacagtaaattttatttgtatctaaATGGAGAGTGATATCACGTCCGTGATTGGTTGGTTTTATAAATAACCTGACGTTGGAACTTCTGTGGCCAGTGAGACCATTTGGCTAACTGGAATAGATGCAAAAATGCTGGtactgattagagagagagagagagagagagagagagagagagagagagagagatgaaaaaatatcGAACAATTAGTGTTAAAAAATCGGTAAGTCCTTAAGTAAACACGCTGGAGAAATTGATCTATTTACCCTTCATGATTATacttttgaaaaattactttaataataaaaatttttatttccaataaaaaaactAGAGCAAGATAACGCGTAATCTTACTAATAGCTAACACGTAAAGCCCCTTTTATGagtcagcttctctctctctctctctctcaatcattaaTCAATATAGATCAGATACTCACATCTTTATCATGTTTACCCTGTTATTATCAGCCAGGCGATTATCTCAGAAACTTCGTGGGAAGGTTTACCTGATAAATGCTACAGGCATAgattatgatatacatatatatatatatatatatatatatatatatatatatatatatatatatatatatatatatatatatatatataatatatatatagcaaagaaaaaagcaatttatatatatatatatataaatatatatatatattatatttacttttctttacccTAGGACTTTTATCTCTAAATTGGGTTTTGGCTCTAGAGGAGATGTTGTTAGCCTTATGCCCTTCTCCAACCAGACAGCGATCTACCATAGTCACTAACCACCGTGTACTTATGATACTGTTTAAGTGAACAGATGCagtctgtattatatatatatatatatgtatatgtatatatatttatatatatatgtatatatatatatatatatatatatatatatatatatatatatatatatatatatatatatatatatatatatatatatatatatatatatatatatgtgtgtgtgtgtgtgtgtgtcagttttaCAGTAACGAGTGGCATGTTGCAAAGAAACAGGCATAGTTATATTGTTAGCAAGAAGTAAACTGATTTTGAGACGAGGCAAAAGCCACACTGAAACTGAACTAcgaatatattatacacacacacacacacacatatatatatatatatatatatatatatatatatatatatatatatatatatatatatatatatatatgtgtgtgtgtgtgtgtgtgtgtgtgtgtgtgtgtgtgtgtgtgtgtatttttcagtGTCGAATCAGCTTCTGTGACCTCGTTGTAACCCAACACTGCTAACTagtaacaaaagaaacaaataaattcccTAACAAgaggcaaaataattttttttatttcataaaaaaatgtgagtAGTTGCAATTTATCCTTCAGTTGGTTAATTCATTGATCTATCATTTAATTTCTagttgaaaaagaaacaaaacaaaaaaaaacacgaaagaaaCTTGTTCGAGAAATACAGCAGAGAaaattagagggctgcaaactggtatgttggtcatccaccctccagtcatcaaacatatcaaattgcatccctctagccttagtagtttttattttaaggttaaattcagccataattgtgcttctgcaacgatataggatatgccaccaccaggccgtggttaaagtctcatgggctgCGTCtcatacattataccgagaccaccgaaagatagatctattttcggtagccttgattatacgctgtagctgctgtaaagaaaactcgattgccccgaagaaactccggcgcattttttacttgttttgtttattcccacaacaacaaaatcaatacACATCCATTTGCGTCATTCGATTCCCCAAACATCTTTTCGATTTCTGACCCGAATTACGAAAATGCAAAAGTCACACGGTCATCGGGTTTATCTGTCACGTTTTATCTCTGAAATATCGTAATATcgtttatcaaattatttatgtaattacgGTACGGCTCGGTCCAACGAGAGCTCGTTCCGTGTCCCTCTTGCCCGGAGCGCCTAGTGGTTCCCACAGTCAGGGGGAAATTGGgcgaaggagaggggagagaagaaccatcgtgttgatgatgatgatgatgagtgggagggagcagagagagagagagagagagagagagagaaagagagagagagaggggggacggGGAGGtaagagagtgagggagagaccttacagaccttacagttcgttcgggttgccccaggtccctcagtgagagagagagagagagagagagagagagagagagagagagagagagggtgggtgggtgtaaagaataagagaattctaatagaaaaaatcataagatttttccttttctactTTGTTGTAAACATCAGTGACTGACCCTTATAATTAACAAacaagataatatatacatatatactgtacacacacacatatgtatatatatatgtatatgtatatatatatactgtatatatgctgtatatatatagaaatatatatacaaatgtatatgtatgtatgtgtatatatatacatacgtatatagatatatatatatatatatatatatatatatatatatatatatatatatatatatactgtatatatgctgtatatatatagaaatatatatgtatgtatgtgtatattatatatatatatatatatatatatatatatatatatatatatatatatatatatgtatatatatatatttaattataatatattacatacttGACAATCCATTCACAAAAGCTTCTCACCAAGAGGCTAATCCGGAGATAATGAAAGGAGATTAGGTTCTCGAGAAAGTAATACTCGGCTTCGAAGACCCTAAGGAGATTATCATTACCAGTAGTAAttcaatattctttattattttgcaaaatcattCCTTACCggattttatccagttattttgttttgaaaggtGTCCAAAAAGATATGTCTCTATTAACACATATTTTAGCGGTGCTAGCttaagagatttattattattattattattattattattattattattattattattattattattattattattattattattattatttaaaacattcacaaaattatgattaaattgtttttccttacagttcgataaaatgtattattttcaacttttgttcaaaatacattttactattatattattattattgttattatatggtatataagattaatattaaattattattgctTATAAATTCGCAATCTCGCGAGAAACAGTTGtgtcataaaaatccacaattatatagtaattagtaattgtataataatacaatttacttcataattgtggatttttattacacgattattgttatttttattattattattattattattattattattattattattattattattattattattattattattattattattatatggtatgtaaaattaatatttttattattatttattattgcttaGAAATTCACATTCTTGTGAAAAAAAGttgagtgataaaaaattcacaattatatagtaattagtaattacatagtaatacaatttactatataattgtggatttttattacacaatcattattattattattattattattattattattattattattattattattattattattacatggtatgtaaaattaatatttttattattatttatcattgcttagaaattcacagtctcgtgaaaaacagttgtgtgataaaatatccacaattatatagtaattagtaattacatagtaatacaatttactatataattgtggatttttattacacaattattattattattattattattattattattatcaattatcaattattattttcaacatttttcacaAGGAACTCATTAACTCTTCATTCCTCTTTGAAGCAGAGAACAAGGAAAATCGTGATATCATTTTGCCACCCGCCCCCTTCGTCAACCCACCATGGTGATTCATCAAGTTATGGATCCCAGACTCATTCTGAGTCACTGGTCCACGTTCCCCAACAAGCCCCAAAATCTTGGTCTTTGTTGAGGTAAGTTGGAATAAAGGATAGAATGACACAGTCACTTGGCTGAAAGTGGCTGAAATTGAATTGGCATGACAATAAATTGTAAATGGATCATTTTTACCTTTCCGAAAATCTATAAGTAAACTGACAAAATAGTCtgtgaatagatagatagactgttaaataaaaagatggatgaataaataaataaataaagtaaatgaataaataagtacataaataaaaaatacataatttaataagaaattaaataaataattaaataagtaaataaataaataaataaataaataaataaataaattaattaaataaataagtaaataaataaataaataaataaataagtaaataaatgaatagataaataaataaataattaaataagtaaataaataaataaataaatgaataaataaataagtaaacaattaaataaataaaataaataaataaataagaaaaataaataagtaaataaataaataaataaataatcaaatgagataaacaaatgagtaaataagtaaatagataaataaatcaataaataaataaataaataagtaaataaataaatagataaatg is part of the Macrobrachium rosenbergii isolate ZJJX-2024 chromosome 41, ASM4041242v1, whole genome shotgun sequence genome and encodes:
- the LOC136826445 gene encoding uncharacterized protein, which gives rise to MSASRIYITSLKVKLLKILHTVRRMRLVFPVVVNSCSSLDFAALSSTKSYQTCGHFDADCNTTQDDLRVPSPPKPSLWLFDNNASSSYVNQACNVDAIELVEWNYEIYQNARNEQLERERRTLASDAV